The proteins below come from a single Benincasa hispida cultivar B227 chromosome 4, ASM972705v1, whole genome shotgun sequence genomic window:
- the LOC120075036 gene encoding adenosine kinase 2 — protein sequence MAYEKIILGMGNPLLDISAVVDNDFLQKYDIKLNNAILAEEKHLPMYEELAAKDNVEYIAGGATQNSIKVAQWMLQIPGATSYIGSIGKDKFGEEMKKNSKLAGVNVQYYEDETTPTGTCAVCVVGGERSLVANLSAANCYKTEHLKQPENWALVEQAKYFYIAGFFLTVSPESIQLVAAHAAANNKVFSMNLSAPFICEFFRDVQEKALPYMDYVFGNETEARTFSKVHGWETDNVEEIAIKISQWPKASGTRKRITVITQGADPVVVAEDGKAKLFPVILLPKEKLVDTNGAGDAFVGGFLSQLVQEKPIEDCVKAGCYASNVIIQRSGCTYPEKPDYN from the exons ATGGCGTACGAGAAGATCATTTTGGGAATGGGCAACCCCCTGCTTGACATCTCCGCCGTCGTCGACAATGATTTCTTGCAGAA ATATGATATCAAGTTAAACAATGCTATTCTTGCCGAAGAGAAACATTTGCCCAT GTACGAGGAACTGGCTGCTAAAGACAATGTGGAATATATTGCTGgag GTGCCACTCAGAATTCCATTAAAGTTGCTCAG TGGATGCTTCAAATTCCTGGTGCTACTAGTTATATTGGTTCCATTGGAAAGGACAAATTTGGGGAGGAAATGAAGAAAAACTCAAAGCTTGCTGGTGTCAAT GTACAATATTACGAGGATGAAACTACTCCCACCGGTACATGTGCTGTTTGTGTTGTTGGTGGTGAGAG GTCACTTGTTGCTAACTTGTCAGCAGCAAACTGTTACAAAACTGAGCACTTGAAGCAACCTGAAAACTGGGCACTCG TGGAACAGGCAAAATACTTCTATATTGCTGGATTTTTCTTGACGGTTTCCCCAGAGTCCATCCAACTCGTTGCCGCTCATGCTGCTGCAAACAACAAG GTCTTCAGCATGAATCTTTCTGCTCCTTTCATTTGTGAATTCTTCAGAGATGTGCAGGAGAAAGCTCTGCC GTACATGGATTATGTTTTTGGAAACGAGACAGAAGCAAGAACCTTCTCAAAAGTTCATGGATGGGAG ACTGACAATGTCGAGGAGATTGCCATAAAGATTTCCCAGTGGCCAAAGGCTTCGGGAACACGCAAGAGGATCACTGTTATCACTCAAGGTGCTGATCCTGTGGTGGTTGCTGAAGATGGGAAGGCAAAACTGTTCCCTGTTATTTTGTTGCCCAAGGAGAAGTTGGTTGACACCAATGGGGCAG GAGATGCATTTGTTGGGGGATTCTTATCTCAACTTGTTCAAGAGAAGCCCATTGAAGACTGTGTGAAAGCCGGTTGCTATGCGTCTAATGTGATAATCCAAAGGTCAGGCTGCACCTACCCGGAGAAACCCGACTACAATTAA